In Monodelphis domestica isolate mMonDom1 chromosome 4, mMonDom1.pri, whole genome shotgun sequence, one DNA window encodes the following:
- the GJB2 gene encoding gap junction beta-2 protein yields MDWSTLQTILGGVNKHSTSIGKIWLTVLFIFRIMILVVAAKEVWGDEQADFVCNTLQPGCKNVCYDHFFPISHIRLWALQLIFVSTPALLVAMHIAYRRHEKKRKFIKGEIKSEYKDIEEIKKQKVRIEGALWWTYTSSIFFRVVFEAVFMYVFYFMYNGFSMTRMVKCNAWPCPNTVDCFISRPTEKTVFTVFMISVSGICILLNVIELSYLLIRYCSGKSKKPV; encoded by the coding sequence atggactggagtACTCTACAGACTATTTTGGGGGGTGTCAACAAACACTCCACCAGCATAGGCAAAATCTGGCTCACTGTCCTCTTCATTTTCCGCATTATGATCCTGGTCGTGGCTGCTAAGGAGGTGTGGGGAGACGAGCAGGCTGATTTTGTCTGCAACACTCTCCAGCCCGGATGTAAAAATGTGTGCTACGACCACTTTTTCCCCATCTCGCACATCCGCCTCTGGGCTCTGCAGCTGATCTTTGTGTCGACCCCCGCGCTCTTGGTGGCCATGCACATTGCTTACCGGAGGCAcgagaaaaagagaaagttcaTCAAGGGAGAGATAAAGTCTGAATACAAAGAcatagaagaaatcaagaaacaaaaggTTCGCATTGAAGGAGCCTTGTGGTGGACCTACACAAGCAGCATTTTCTTCCGAGTCGTCTTTGAAGCGGTCTTCATGTACGTGTTCTATTTTATGTACAACGGATTCTCCATGACTCGAATGGTGAAATGTAATGCTTGGCCCTGTCCCAATACTGTGGACTGCTTTATTTCCCGACCCACTGAAAAGACAGTGTTCACTGTGTTCATGATTTCGGTGTCTGGAATTTGCATACTGCTAAATGTCATTGAATTGTCTTATCTGCTGATAAGATATTGTTCTGGGAAGTCCAAGAAGCCAGTTTAA
- the GJB6 gene encoding gap junction beta-6 protein, producing MDWSTLHTFIGGVNKHSTSIGKVWITVLFIFRVMILVVAAQEVWGDEQEDFVCNTLQPGCKNVCYDHFFPVSHIRLWALQLIFVSTPALLVAMHVTYNRHEKERQFRKGEKGIEFKDLEEIKKQRVRIEGSLWWTYTSSIFFRIIFEASFMYVFYFLYNGYNLPWVVKCSIDPCPNIVDCFISRPTEKSVFTIFMIAASVICMLLNVAELCYLLMKLCFRRSRRAQVQRNHPNHAIKESKQNEMNELISDSGQNAITGFPS from the coding sequence ATGGACTGGAGTACACTGCATACTTTCATTGGAGGCGTAAATAAACACTCCACCAGCATAGGGAAGGTTTGGATCACCGTCCTCTTCATTTTTCGAGTCATGATCCTTGTTGTAGCTGCTCAAGAAGTATGGGGAGATGAGCAAGAAGATTTTGTCTGTAACACACTGCAGCCAGGATGCAAAAATGTGTGCTATGACCACTTCTTCCCTGTTTCTCATATCAGACTTTGGGCTCTTCAACTAATCTTTGTCTCCACTCCAGCACTTCTGGTAGCCATGCATGTAACTTACAATAGACATGAGAAGGAAAGACAGTttaggaaaggggagaaagggattGAATTCAAAGacttagaagaaattaaaaaacaaagggtACGAATTGAGGGGTCTTTGTGGTGGACTTACACTAGCAGTATTTTCTTTAGGATTATCTTTGAAGCCTCCTTTATGTATGTGTTTTACTTTCTTTACAATGGCTATAACCTGCCCTGGGTGGTGAAATGCAGTATTGATCCTTGTCCCAATATTGTGGACTGCTTTATTTCAAGACCCACTGAAAAGTCTGTTTTTACCATTTTCATGATTGCTGCATCTGTGATTTGCATGCTGTTAAATGTGGCTGAATTATGTTACTTGCTCATGAAACTGTGCTTCAGAAGATCCAGAAGAGCACAGGTTCAAAGAAATCACCCTAATCATGCCATAAAAGAAAGCAAACAGAATGAAATGAATGAGCTGATTTCAGACAGTGGACAAAATGCAATCACAGGTTTCCCAagttaa